The segment CACTAATTTGCCATACCATGGCCAATGATATTCGGTGTCAGCAGCGGAATGAATTCCCACAAAACCTCCACCTGCCTGAATAAATCGTTCGAAATCGGCCTGTTGCTTTAATCGAGTACATCTCCTGTAGTATTTAAAAAAACCACCGCATGATATTGCTTTAAATTGTCCTCTGTAAAAGCTGCACTGTTACTTGTCGTATCCATTTGGATTTTATTGTCCTTCCCCAGATTTAGCAGTGCCTCAACCCCGGAAGGAATAGATTTATGTTCAAAACTAAGCAGTTTTAGTGAAGATAAGTAACCGGGTTTCTTTACGTCCACTACAACTATTTATAAGAAGTGCGAATACTATTAGAAAAAAATAAAATTTGTGTATTTTCATTTTAGCTCATTAAAAAACGCAATGTACTCAATCTGTAAATTTTAGATTTAAGTATTTTCACGTTTTTTAGATAAACACCCTGCAATAGGAGTTGTAATGCTTAACCACTATTCCAGGTCATCTCAGCTAAATGAAACAACTCCTATTTCCTTTTCATAATATTCCTAAATTTGGACGGTGTTTTAAATTTTAATCAGCTTTCAATAGTAATCTTTGCTTCAAATGGGCAACATAGAAAACGCAAAACGGAAAAAGCAAAACAGAAAACAGTAATCCCAAAACCCAAAACAATAAACCTCTTCTCCTACATAAAATTCCTCTGGCACTCCACCAATGAACATGGAGTCCACTCTCCCTTTGTCTTTAGTTTACTTACAGAATGCCTCTACAAGAAGGAAAATAAAGCTGCTCACAAAAAGCTTCTTGAATTCAGAAAAACCTTGCTAAATGACAAGAGGGAAATTGAGGTAACCGACTTTGGAGCTAAGCAGCAGGGTTTTTAAATCCAATACCCGTAAAGTTTCTGCCATTGCAAAAAATGCCGGGATTTCAAAAAAAAGAGCTATCCTGCTTAACAAGCTTACCTCCTACCTCGAGATTAAAAATGCATTGGAATTGGGAACTTCCGTAGGTATTTCTTCTGCTTCAATTGCAATGGAAAATAAGGTGAGGTTAACAACAATAGAAGGGTGCCCCGAAACGGCCAAAATCGCAGAAGAGTATTTCCAAAAATTTGAGTTGGAAAATATTCAACTTGAGGTGGGAAGTTTTGAAGAATTCTTTAGTGGAGAGTGGAGAGTGGAGAGTGGAAAGTCAGAGACTGGGAAGAGTGGAGAGTGGAGAGTGGAAAGTGGAAAGTCGAAACTGGAAAAAGGAGAGAGTGGAGAGTGGAGAGTGGAGAGTGAAGATTCAGAATTAACGAACGGAGAAAGTGGAATGTGGAAAGTGGAGAGTGGAGAGTCAGAAGCAATAAAAAGTAAACCGAAAACAGAAAACATTGAAAGAATTTCCAAATTCCAAATTCCAAATTCCAAACAACCAATATCAGAAAACAGAAAACATATAACTGACAACCGACAACCGATAACAGATACCCGCCAACCAACAACCGACCTGATCTACTTCGACGGCAACCACCAAAAAGAAGCTACTCTGGAATACTTCCATAAACTTCTGCCTCTGGCGCATAATGATTCAGTCTTTATTTTTGATGATATTCACTGGTCCAAAGGAATGGAGGAAGCCTGGGAGGAGATCAAGAACCATCCGGAAGTAAGGGTGACGATTGACAGCTTTTTTTGGGGAATGGTATTCTTCCGAAGAGAACAGGAAAAAGAACATTTTATAATTAGATTGTAACATA is part of the Antarcticibacterium sp. 1MA-6-2 genome and harbors:
- a CDS encoding ThuA domain-containing protein, whose product is MDVKKPGYLSSLKLLSFEHKSIPSGVEALLNLGKDNKIQMDTTSNSAAFTEDNLKQYHAVVFLNTTGDVLD
- a CDS encoding O-methyltransferase translates to MELSSRVFKSNTRKVSAIAKNAGISKKRAILLNKLTSYLEIKNALELGTSVGISSASIAMENKVRLTTIEGCPETAKIAEEYFQKFELENIQLEVGSFEEFFSGEWRVESGKSETGKSGEWRVESGKSKLEKGESGEWRVESEDSELTNGESGMWKVESGESEAIKSKPKTENIERISKFQIPNSKQPISENRKHITDNRQPITDTRQPTTDLIYFDGNHQKEATLEYFHKLLPLAHNDSVFIFDDIHWSKGMEEAWEEIKNHPEVRVTIDSFFWGMVFFRREQEKEHFIIRL